CTATTTCCTCCTGATGATCAATCGAGTCTTTTTTGGTCGCTTGACTGAGCAACTGGCAAATTTACCCCGGGTAAAATGGGGCGATCGCCTTCCCTCCTTGGCGCTTGTAGTACTTATCTTTTTGCTGGGAATACAACCCAACTGGCTGGTGCAGTGGAGCGAGGAAGAGGTTGCGTTTCTGCTCACGAAATCTGAAACGGCCCTCGTCAACGTTAGGGATACCCGTGCAATCTCTCCGCCGTTTCTTGAGACGAATTAAAGTTCTGTAACGTTTCTTAAGATTTTGCTGTTAACCCTATAAAGTCTTTAGGTAAAAAGACAGTACGCGATGTTGAGCCTTCAGTTGGAACCCTCGAAGCATCCCCTCGCCGAATACATTTATGAGGTAGAGCGGGGCAATGCACTCTTAGCAGATTCCTCTCAAAACCTGCTTGAGGTTGTTGGTGTCTTAAAAAGCTATGGTGTCGTTTTGGATGCCTACTCCCGAAACCTGATCTACATAGCGGATCATCAGTTTTTGCGGCTGTTCCCGTTTTTCAAATATTTCAATGGGGATGTCTCTATTCAAAAACTGCTCAAGCACTGGTGGCATGATCGTATTAATTACGAGTACGCCGAGTACTGCATGCGCTCGATGATGTGGCATGGTGGTGGTAAGCTCGATACCTATGTTGACTCCCCAGAATTTCTCAGTGTTGTGGAGGAGTTAATTCAAAACAAACTAAGGGTGGATTTCATTTTGAAGGGGTTGCATCGGCTCTTTCCGGAATTTCTGCCAGAACAGATGCGAATGATGGCCTATTATTCTGCTCTGGGTCAGTTCTGGCGAGTGATGAGTGATGCGTTTATCAGCTTGTCGGAGGAGTATGACGCTGGACGTATTACCAGCATTCCCCAAGTTGTAGACCATATTTTGAACGCTCTGGTTGCTAATGCGAATAATCCTATTACCTACAGCGTAAGCTGGCGCGGCAAAACGTATACGCTGATTCCTGAGTCCGCTGGTATTACGTTCCTGATGGATACCGCTGTCCCTTACGTTGAAGCCGTTTTTCTGCGAGGAACCCCCTTTTTAGGCACAGTTTCATACAACGCCCAAGCGTATCAAATTCCGCTGCATCAATCTGACTTCGCGTATGGAGCTTTATACGCAGATCCGCTGCCGACGGGTAGTTCTGGCATTCCACCAACCCTGCTTATGCAGGATATGCGGCATTATTTGCCAGATTATCTCCATCGCTTTTATCAAGATAGTCTGCGGCAAGAGGATGATCTGAAGGTTAAAATCTGCCAAAGCTTTCAGAAGTCCATGTTTTGTGTGACTACAGCGGCGATTCGTGGATTAGCTCCCTTTCCCTTGGATACAGCGGATCTGGAAGAGCGCCGCGCCAATCGTGCTTATTTAGAAACCTGGATGAATCGCTTACTGCCATCCCAGTTGATTGCGGCGAACGCCTAAGCACTACCAGCAAAGCACACTAACTTGCGGGTTACAGCCGATTATGAGTGGCACAGGGAATTCCTTCAAGGGGAATGCTCTGATCAAGCCGGGTTCAACCCATCTTTTAGACGGTTACGGGTATATCCGAGTGTTGACCGGGATGACTAAAGCTGTGGCACAAGGTTACCTTTGAATCCGTCAA
This genomic interval from Synechococcales cyanobacterium T60_A2020_003 contains the following:
- a CDS encoding CO2 hydration protein, with translation MLSLQLEPSKHPLAEYIYEVERGNALLADSSQNLLEVVGVLKSYGVVLDAYSRNLIYIADHQFLRLFPFFKYFNGDVSIQKLLKHWWHDRINYEYAEYCMRSMMWHGGGKLDTYVDSPEFLSVVEELIQNKLRVDFILKGLHRLFPEFLPEQMRMMAYYSALGQFWRVMSDAFISLSEEYDAGRITSIPQVVDHILNALVANANNPITYSVSWRGKTYTLIPESAGITFLMDTAVPYVEAVFLRGTPFLGTVSYNAQAYQIPLHQSDFAYGALYADPLPTGSSGIPPTLLMQDMRHYLPDYLHRFYQDSLRQEDDLKVKICQSFQKSMFCVTTAAIRGLAPFPLDTADLEERRANRAYLETWMNRLLPSQLIAANA